Proteins encoded together in one Telopea speciosissima isolate NSW1024214 ecotype Mountain lineage chromosome 6, Tspe_v1, whole genome shotgun sequence window:
- the LOC122663925 gene encoding O-glucosyltransferase rumi homolog: protein MLNRPLKKGTARTTVLFIIVIFIGAFICVRWIDVSIRGASKQKVLVNPRVIPKHSQRVEIPLNCSAENRTRSCAASFLATFQRADDENSTSSSICPDYFRWIHEDLRPWKETGITKEMVERGRKTANFRLVIVKGRAYLETFVKAFQTRDVFTLWGILQLLNRYPGRLPDLELMFDCVDWPVIQARHYRGPNATAPPPLFRYCGDDSTLDIVFPDWSFWGWAEVNVRPWEYLLKKLKEGNGRTKWIDREPYAYWKGNPDVASTRQDLMKCNASDKKDWNARLYRQDWIRESQEGFKQSDLSRQCTHRYKIYIEGSAWSVSEKYILACNSVTFLVKPRYYDFFTRNLQPIHHYWPIREDDKCRSIKFAVDWGNNHKQKAQAIGKAASEFIQEELKMDYVYDYMFHLLNEYGKLFKYKPTVPEQASELCPEVMACSAEGLAKEFMMDSRVKATEDTNPCTLPPSFDPLSLRVFLKRKANSIHQVELWEKKYWDNLNM, encoded by the exons ATGTTAAACCGGCCATTAAAGAAGGGAACTGCAAGAACAACTGTGCTCTTCATCATCGTCATTTTCATTGGCGCCTTTATCTGTGTCCGCTGGATCGACGTT TCCATTAGAGGTGCTTCGAAGCAGAAAGTATTGGTAAATCCGAGAGTAATTCCTAAACATTCTCAGAGAGTTGAAATCCCACTTAACTGCTCCGCCGAAAACCGGACACGAAGCTGCGCTGCAAGCTTCCTAGCGACATTTCAGAGAGCAGACGATGAGAATTCAACATCGAGCTCAATTTGCCCTGATTATTTCCGGTGGATCCATGAAGATCTGCGGCCGTGGAAGGAAACGGGGATTACGAAGGAGATGGTGGAGAGAGGTAGAAAGACCGCTAATTTTAGGCTGGTGATCGTGAAGGGTAGAGCTTACTTGGAGACTTTCGTGAAAGCGTTCCAGACGAGGGACGTGTTCACGCTGTGGGGGATCCTACAGCTTTTGAACAGGTATCCGGGGAGGTTGCCGGACCTTGAGCTTATGTTCGATTGCGTCGACTGGCCTGTCATCCAAGCACGCCATTATCGAGGGCCCAACGCCACTGCCCCTCCACCCTTGTTTCGTTACTGTGGGGACGACTCGACCTTGGATATTGTTTTCCCTGATTGGTCTTTCTGGGGCTG GGCTGAGGTCAATGTAAGGCCATGGGAATACCTGTTGAAGAAGTTGAAAGAAGGAAACGGGAGGACCAAATGGATAGACAGGGAACCCTATGCTTACTGGAAAGGAAACCCAGACGTGGCTTCTACAAGGCAAGACCTCATGAAATGCAATGCCTCTGACAAAAAGGATTGGAATGCTCGGCTCTACAGGCAG GATTGGATCCGTGAATCTCAGGAAGGCTTCAAGCAATCAGATTTGTCACGGCAATGCACTCACAG ATACAAGATCTACATTGAAGGGTCGGCATGGTCGGTTAGTGAGAAATACATTCTAGCCTGCAACTCTGTTACTTTTCTAGTAAAGCCTCGGTATTACGATTTCTTTACGAGAAATCTACAACCTATTCATCACTACTGGCCGATAAGGGAGGATGATAAGTGCAGATCTATTAAGTTTGCCGTTGATTGGGGCAACAATCACAAACAaaag GCACAGGCAATCGGAAAAGCAGCCAGTGAATTCATACAAGAGGAGCTGAAGATGGATTATGTTTATGATTACATGTTTCATCTACTGAATGAATACGGGAAGCTTTTCAAATACAAACCCACCGTACCTGAACAAGCCAGCGAGCTCTGTCCAGAGGTAATGGCTTGCTCTGCAGAAGGATTGGCGAAGGAGTTTATGATGGATTCCAGGGTGAAGGCTACTGAAGACACAAACCCATGTACCTTGCCACCTTCCTTTGACCCTTTATCTCTCCGAGTCTTCCTTAAGAGAAAAGCAAATTCAATACATCAGGTGGAGTTATGGGAGAAAAAATATTGGGACAATCTCAACATGTAA
- the LOC122664950 gene encoding heavy metal-associated isoprenylated plant protein 31 isoform X2, with translation MVEVRVPNLDCEGCAAKVKKALFKLEGVEEVDVEMETQKITVRGYGVEEKKVLKAVKRAGKAVEPWPFPGYSHYASFYKYPTHIANHYYESPSNGASAGVHTFFHTPSTYSMAIASDEAVASLFSDENPHACSIM, from the exons ATGGTGGAGgtgagagttccaaaccttgaCTGTGAAGGTTGTGCTGCAAAGGTAAAGAAAGCTCTCTTCAAGCTTGAAG GAGTGGAAGAGGTAGATGTAGAGATGGAGACACAGAAAATTACGGTGAGAGGGTATGgagtggaagagaagaaggtgtTGAAGGCCGTGAAACGAGCAGGGAAAGCAGTAGAGCCATGGCCATTTCCTGGTTACTCACACTACGCCTCATTTTACAAGTACCCAACACACATTGCCAACCATTACTACGAGTCCCCTAGTAACGGAGCCTCTGCTGGTGTCCATACATTCTTTCACACCCCCTCTACTTATTCAATGGCGATCGCTTCTGATGAAGCCGTAGCTTCCCTCTTCAGTGATGAGAACCCCCATGCTTGCTCTATTATGTGA
- the LOC122664950 gene encoding heavy metal-associated isoprenylated plant protein 31 isoform X1, with protein sequence MSMVEVRVPNLDCEGCAAKVKKALFKLEGVEEVDVEMETQKITVRGYGVEEKKVLKAVKRAGKAVEPWPFPGYSHYASFYKYPTHIANHYYESPSNGASAGVHTFFHTPSTYSMAIASDEAVASLFSDENPHACSIM encoded by the exons ATGTCG ATGGTGGAGgtgagagttccaaaccttgaCTGTGAAGGTTGTGCTGCAAAGGTAAAGAAAGCTCTCTTCAAGCTTGAAG GAGTGGAAGAGGTAGATGTAGAGATGGAGACACAGAAAATTACGGTGAGAGGGTATGgagtggaagagaagaaggtgtTGAAGGCCGTGAAACGAGCAGGGAAAGCAGTAGAGCCATGGCCATTTCCTGGTTACTCACACTACGCCTCATTTTACAAGTACCCAACACACATTGCCAACCATTACTACGAGTCCCCTAGTAACGGAGCCTCTGCTGGTGTCCATACATTCTTTCACACCCCCTCTACTTATTCAATGGCGATCGCTTCTGATGAAGCCGTAGCTTCCCTCTTCAGTGATGAGAACCCCCATGCTTGCTCTATTATGTGA